One genomic region from Nocardia vinacea encodes:
- a CDS encoding MMPL family transporter gives MFTRWGDLVYRLRFAVIGIVAAALLALGGYGLGLEDHLSSSGWDDPTSQSAKAAKLSDEAFGRDHNSDVIVLYTAPDGKTIDDPEFRQKVVDSLNMLPRDHPDEIAKINGAYWQTETGPASPLTFGSKDKKYTFASIAIQGDNDTAMVRNFRKVNGVFAIPGIDVQVAGLQAVAGTLNDTMAADQKRMEILAIPAVAVLLFFIFGGVVAAALPLIVGGLTVIGAWGIVRFATEFTEVNSFVSPVVSMIGLGLAIDYGLFIVSRFREELAEGYDTRAAVRRSVMTAGRTVVFSATMIIASLGGMLLFPQGFLKSIAYGSIATVSLAALTAITILPAMLSILGARVDMLGLKRFRKTKTAEEVETGFWGKSTRWVMQHPLKIAIPICILLLLLIIPVKNLAFGGINERYLPPDNATRLAQAKFDSIFPLRKSDPIQLVFVSGNSNAVGKLWAAAKQAPGLNGTFDVPAQSNTDKEVFRTSATLADSENFDPTIDYLRSLEIPDDVQMYVGGQPAIQKDSIDALLHRMPLMIALVLFVTTLLMFLTFGSLVLPIKAALMSALGLGSTLGILTWIFIDGHGASLLNFTPQPIMSPVLVLIIAVIYGLSTDYEVFLLSRMVEARTQGASTTEAVRIGTAQTGRIITAAALILLVVTGAFAFSDLVMMQYLAYGMIAALFIDATILRMLLVPATMKLLGDDCWWAPAWMKKVQQKVGLGEPILDDERPGGGEVVDLVKTTPITDPVTMQMPALTDNVSTRTRSPRRPRTVEEIEAEAPTQHFAKLPPEPPVPPRPVVAPHDPTRPRANSPLHTPPPGPPVPPSGQASPAPGLPAAPLGQSAPSAPEPIRPRPIPTISGASEPTRPIPPAPAPTPPPPPVQQTPIPAPDHPTHHAASESHAPSNDDASDENRSSIENWMAELRSNRRRIGQPDEGRHHSADGRTVSVNELLRRRDRE, from the coding sequence GTGTTCACACGCTGGGGCGATCTGGTCTATCGGCTGCGCTTCGCCGTCATCGGCATTGTCGCGGCCGCACTCTTGGCACTCGGCGGTTACGGCCTCGGCCTGGAAGACCATCTCAGCTCCAGCGGGTGGGATGACCCCACGTCGCAATCGGCCAAAGCGGCCAAGTTGTCCGACGAGGCGTTCGGACGTGATCACAACAGCGATGTGATCGTGCTCTACACCGCACCGGACGGTAAGACGATCGATGATCCCGAATTCCGGCAGAAAGTCGTCGACAGCCTCAATATGCTGCCGCGCGACCATCCGGATGAGATCGCCAAGATCAACGGCGCCTACTGGCAGACCGAAACCGGCCCGGCATCACCATTGACGTTCGGCTCGAAGGATAAGAAGTACACCTTCGCCTCGATCGCCATCCAAGGCGATAACGACACCGCCATGGTGCGCAACTTCCGGAAAGTGAACGGCGTCTTCGCCATTCCGGGCATCGACGTACAGGTCGCGGGTCTGCAGGCGGTGGCGGGCACGCTGAACGACACCATGGCCGCCGACCAGAAGCGGATGGAGATCCTGGCCATCCCCGCGGTCGCGGTGCTGCTGTTCTTCATCTTCGGCGGTGTGGTCGCGGCGGCGCTGCCATTGATCGTCGGTGGTCTCACGGTGATCGGCGCCTGGGGCATCGTGCGGTTCGCGACCGAGTTCACCGAGGTCAACTCGTTTGTCTCGCCGGTCGTTTCGATGATCGGTCTCGGTCTGGCCATCGACTACGGCCTGTTCATCGTGAGTCGGTTCCGAGAGGAACTCGCCGAGGGCTACGACACGCGTGCGGCCGTGCGCCGCTCGGTGATGACCGCGGGTCGCACCGTGGTGTTCTCCGCGACCATGATCATCGCCAGCCTCGGCGGCATGCTGCTGTTCCCGCAGGGCTTCCTCAAATCGATCGCCTACGGCTCGATCGCGACCGTCTCGCTGGCCGCGCTGACCGCCATCACCATCCTGCCCGCGATGCTCAGCATTCTCGGGGCGCGGGTGGATATGCTCGGCCTCAAACGATTCCGCAAGACCAAGACCGCCGAGGAAGTCGAGACCGGTTTCTGGGGCAAGTCGACCCGCTGGGTGATGCAGCATCCGCTCAAGATCGCGATCCCGATCTGCATCCTGTTGCTGCTGCTGATCATTCCGGTCAAGAATCTGGCCTTCGGCGGTATCAACGAGCGGTACCTGCCGCCGGATAACGCGACCCGACTCGCACAGGCGAAGTTCGACTCGATCTTCCCGCTACGCAAGTCCGATCCGATCCAGCTGGTTTTCGTCTCCGGTAACAGCAATGCCGTCGGCAAGCTGTGGGCCGCGGCCAAGCAGGCGCCCGGCTTGAACGGCACCTTCGACGTGCCTGCTCAGTCCAACACGGACAAGGAAGTGTTCCGCACCAGCGCGACGCTCGCGGATTCGGAGAATTTCGATCCGACCATCGACTATCTGCGCTCCCTAGAAATTCCGGACGACGTGCAGATGTATGTCGGTGGACAGCCGGCGATCCAGAAGGACAGCATCGACGCGCTGCTGCACCGGATGCCGTTGATGATCGCGCTGGTGCTGTTCGTGACCACGCTGCTGATGTTCCTCACCTTCGGCTCACTGGTGCTGCCCATCAAGGCCGCGTTGATGAGCGCGCTCGGATTGGGTTCCACGCTCGGCATTTTGACGTGGATCTTCATCGACGGACACGGTGCGAGCCTGTTGAACTTCACGCCGCAGCCGATCATGTCGCCGGTATTGGTGCTGATCATCGCGGTTATCTACGGTCTTTCGACCGACTACGAGGTATTCCTGTTGTCGCGCATGGTCGAAGCTCGTACGCAGGGCGCTTCGACGACCGAGGCAGTGCGCATCGGTACCGCGCAGACCGGGCGCATCATCACCGCCGCCGCGCTCATCCTGCTCGTGGTGACCGGCGCGTTCGCATTCTCCGATCTGGTCATGATGCAGTATCTGGCCTACGGCATGATCGCGGCGCTGTTCATCGACGCGACGATTCTGCGCATGCTGCTCGTCCCGGCCACCATGAAGCTGCTCGGCGACGACTGCTGGTGGGCGCCGGCGTGGATGAAGAAGGTGCAGCAGAAGGTCGGGCTCGGCGAACCCATTCTGGACGACGAGCGTCCCGGCGGGGGCGAGGTCGTCGACCTGGTGAAGACCACGCCCATCACCGATCCGGTGACGATGCAGATGCCCGCGCTCACCGATAACGTCAGTACTCGGACGCGGTCACCGCGGCGGCCGCGCACCGTCGAGGAGATCGAGGCGGAGGCGCCGACGCAGCATTTCGCGAAGCTCCCGCCCGAACCACCGGTGCCGCCGCGGCCGGTTGTCGCGCCGCACGATCCGACTCGGCCGCGGGCGAATTCGCCGCTGCATACACCACCGCCTGGGCCGCCCGTGCCGCCTTCCGGACAGGCATCGCCTGCGCCGGGGTTGCCAGCCGCGCCGCTCGGCCAGTCGGCGCCGTCGGCACCCGAGCCCATTCGGCCGCGGCCGATTCCGACGATTTCGGGAGCGTCCGAACCGACTCGTCCGATTCCGCCTGCGCCCGCACCGACGCCTCCCCCGCCACCGGTCCAGCAGACGCCGATCCCTGCTCCGGACCATCCGACCCACCACGCAGCGTCGGAAAGCCACGCCCCGTCGAATGACGATGCCTCGGATGAGAACCGGAGCAGCATCGAAAACTGGATGGCCGAGTTGCGGTCCAATCGTCGCCGCATCGGCCAGCCCGACGAAGGTCGGCACCACAGCGCGGACGGGCGGACGGTCAGCGTGAACGAGCTGCTGCGGCGGCGGGATCGCGAGTAA
- a CDS encoding lipase family protein produces the protein MTVDVIGAEPDASGDRKPLLPSSDPFLRPPKGFAARPAGTILRSRRVELALFGLVPQQVSAWQLLYRSCDMHGTPEAAVTTVLLPLDADPNEDRPLLAFQTAMDAVAERCSPSYALRRGSHALGSVTQFEWMLVANALRRGWAVSIADHEGPHGNFGAPREPGYRGLDGIRAALRFAPLGLRPDTRIAVWGYSGGGMASSWLVEMAPTYAPELDIVGAVLGAPVGDPGQVFTRLNGGHYAGLPAIVIAALRRLYPALAAVFDSDCDAEGLRLIERAERSTPFAAILGLVKRDVGHHLSRPLAEVLAAPDMQAMLDDLRLGHSIPTCPLLVVQPVHDQIIHMDGVDGQVERYRRGGAQVTYVRDRLSEHFSLLPLATPISLDWLGDRLAGKPVHEVGDSTVWSVAASPTGVRGLWEMLGTALKVALGKPLRQETEPAARIPRVRAA, from the coding sequence GTGACCGTTGATGTCATCGGTGCTGAGCCGGACGCGTCCGGCGATCGGAAGCCACTGCTACCCAGTAGCGATCCATTCCTCCGTCCACCGAAGGGGTTCGCGGCCCGTCCGGCGGGGACCATCCTGCGCAGCCGTCGCGTCGAACTCGCACTGTTCGGACTTGTACCGCAGCAGGTCTCGGCCTGGCAGCTGCTCTACCGCAGCTGTGACATGCACGGCACCCCGGAAGCGGCGGTCACCACGGTGCTGCTGCCGCTCGACGCCGACCCGAACGAAGACCGCCCGCTGCTGGCCTTCCAGACCGCCATGGACGCGGTGGCGGAGCGATGTTCCCCCTCCTACGCATTGCGTCGCGGTTCCCACGCACTCGGCTCGGTCACCCAATTCGAATGGATGCTGGTGGCCAACGCGCTGCGCCGGGGTTGGGCGGTGAGCATCGCCGATCACGAGGGCCCGCACGGGAATTTCGGCGCACCGCGCGAGCCCGGTTACCGCGGACTCGACGGGATCCGCGCGGCGCTGCGCTTCGCGCCGCTGGGTCTGCGCCCCGATACCCGGATCGCGGTCTGGGGTTATTCCGGTGGCGGTATGGCCAGTTCGTGGTTGGTCGAGATGGCGCCGACCTACGCACCGGAGCTCGATATCGTCGGCGCGGTGCTCGGCGCACCGGTCGGCGATCCCGGCCAGGTATTCACCCGACTCAACGGCGGGCATTACGCCGGATTGCCCGCGATCGTGATCGCGGCGCTGCGCAGGCTCTACCCGGCACTGGCCGCGGTATTCGACAGCGATTGCGATGCCGAGGGGCTCCGGCTCATCGAACGCGCCGAACGGTCGACACCGTTCGCGGCGATTCTCGGGCTCGTCAAAAGAGATGTCGGCCACCATCTGAGCCGTCCGCTCGCGGAGGTGCTCGCCGCGCCCGATATGCAGGCCATGCTCGACGACCTGCGCCTCGGCCACTCCATCCCGACCTGCCCGCTGCTGGTGGTGCAGCCGGTGCACGACCAGATCATCCACATGGACGGCGTCGACGGCCAAGTCGAGCGGTATCGCCGCGGCGGGGCACAGGTCACCTATGTGCGCGACCGGCTCAGCGAGCACTTCTCCCTGCTCCCGCTGGCCACCCCGATCAGCCTGGACTGGCTCGGCGATCGGCTCGCGGGAAAACCGGTACACGAAGTCGGCGACAGCACGGTGTGGTCGGTCGCGGCCTCGCCCACGGGGGTGCGCGGATTGTGGGAAATGCTCGGCACCGCGCTCAAGGTGGCGCTGGGCAAGCCGCTGCGTCAGGAGACCGAGCCCGCGGCTCGAATCCCCCGCGTACGCGCCGCGTAA
- the trmB gene encoding tRNA (guanosine(46)-N7)-methyltransferase TrmB: MERVNDAANHTAESVPGPPSTAPAPADGGSRKGSGSRLYPRVTSFRSRRGALTATQQQSWDRTWPEIGRDVADESLDAAAWFGREAPLVIEIGCGTGTATAAMAQAEPHLNLIGIEVYQPGLAQLVQRIEREQIGNIRLLRGDAVDVLENMIAEQSLTGVRVFFPDPWPKARHHKRRLLQPATFALIANRLRPGGVLHVATDHADYAEFIAEVGAAESQLIGLNEAAGGVSAEHRDSAPIGFERPVTKFEGKAHRAGSAINEFIWGKIE, encoded by the coding sequence ATGGAGCGCGTGAACGACGCCGCGAACCATACTGCCGAGTCAGTTCCCGGACCGCCGTCCACAGCTCCGGCTCCGGCGGACGGTGGATCCCGAAAGGGCTCGGGCTCTCGCCTGTACCCCCGCGTGACGAGCTTCCGCTCGCGCCGGGGGGCACTCACCGCGACCCAGCAGCAATCCTGGGATCGCACCTGGCCCGAGATCGGTCGAGATGTGGCCGACGAATCACTCGACGCCGCCGCCTGGTTCGGCCGCGAGGCCCCGCTCGTCATCGAGATCGGTTGTGGGACAGGCACCGCCACCGCCGCGATGGCACAGGCGGAACCGCATCTGAATCTCATCGGCATCGAGGTCTATCAGCCCGGTCTCGCGCAGCTGGTGCAGCGCATCGAACGCGAGCAGATCGGCAACATTCGACTGCTGCGCGGTGACGCTGTGGACGTGTTGGAAAACATGATTGCTGAGCAGTCGCTCACGGGCGTTCGAGTCTTCTTTCCTGACCCGTGGCCGAAGGCGCGACACCATAAGCGGCGGCTGTTGCAGCCCGCGACATTCGCATTGATCGCCAATCGCCTGCGGCCCGGCGGTGTGTTGCACGTCGCGACCGACCACGCCGACTACGCCGAATTCATCGCCGAAGTCGGCGCGGCAGAATCGCAGCTCATCGGCCTGAACGAGGCCGCGGGCGGGGTCAGCGCCGAGCATCGCGACAGCGCGCCGATCGGCTTCGAAAGGCCCGTCACGAAATTCGAAGGCAAGGCACATCGCGCCGGAAGCGCCATCAACGAGTTCATATGGGGGAAGATCGAATGA
- a CDS encoding SDR family oxidoreductase: MSRPTVFITGAAAGIGRATALLFAAQGYHVGAYDIDEVGLTRLAADIHAADGSVRTGVLDVTNNTHWVERLAEFNGDENRLDILVNNAGVLRAGPFESIDLAAHQTIIDVNLGGVIAGTHAAFSYLRDTPGAQVVNLCSASAIYGQPELASYGATKSAVKNLTEALDLEWEHHDIRVIAVWPLFVATAMVDGVETGSTKSLGVRLTAEDVAQGIWDATSKRGRLPRVHYEIGAQAKVLAAAAKYAPNWAVRTANKYFSGS; the protein is encoded by the coding sequence ATGAGCAGACCGACTGTGTTCATCACCGGTGCGGCGGCGGGTATCGGCCGGGCCACCGCCCTACTTTTCGCAGCACAGGGGTATCACGTCGGTGCATACGATATCGATGAGGTGGGGCTGACCAGGCTCGCGGCCGATATCCACGCCGCCGACGGCAGTGTGCGCACCGGGGTGCTGGATGTGACGAACAACACTCACTGGGTCGAGCGTCTCGCGGAGTTCAACGGTGACGAGAACCGGCTCGACATCCTCGTCAACAATGCGGGCGTCCTGCGCGCGGGTCCGTTCGAATCGATCGATCTGGCCGCCCACCAGACAATCATCGACGTCAATCTCGGCGGGGTCATAGCGGGTACGCATGCTGCGTTCAGCTATCTGCGCGATACGCCCGGTGCTCAGGTGGTGAATCTGTGCTCGGCGTCGGCGATCTACGGTCAACCCGAACTCGCCAGCTACGGCGCGACCAAGTCCGCGGTCAAAAACCTCACCGAGGCACTCGATCTCGAATGGGAGCACCACGATATCCGGGTGATCGCGGTGTGGCCGCTGTTCGTGGCCACCGCAATGGTGGACGGGGTCGAAACCGGTTCGACCAAGTCGCTTGGCGTGCGCCTGACCGCCGAGGATGTCGCGCAGGGGATCTGGGACGCGACCAGCAAGCGCGGACGGCTGCCGCGCGTGCACTACGAAATCGGCGCGCAGGCAAAGGTACTGGCGGCCGCCGCGAAATACGCGCCGAACTGGGCCGTGCGGACCGCGAACAAATACTTCAGCGGCAGCTGA
- a CDS encoding NYN domain-containing protein, which produces MSVGEMAREVVDVAGEVHGTGSEVIGAVTPDVRRVLLVWDAPNLDMGLGAILGGRPTAAYRPRFDALGRWLLARTAELSVGSVTRVEPEATVFTNIASGTADVVRPWVEALRNVGYAVFAKPKIDEDSDVDADMLAHIELRSRGAGLAGIMVASADGQAFREPLERLAANGIPVQILGFREHASWAVTSDTLEFVDLEDIPGVFREPLPRVSLDSLPDEGAWLQPFRPLSALLTSRPAQGVA; this is translated from the coding sequence ATGAGTGTCGGTGAGATGGCCCGTGAGGTCGTGGATGTTGCCGGGGAGGTGCACGGAACCGGATCCGAGGTGATCGGCGCGGTTACGCCCGATGTGCGTCGAGTGCTATTGGTCTGGGACGCCCCGAACCTCGATATGGGACTGGGCGCGATCCTCGGCGGCCGCCCGACCGCCGCCTATCGACCGCGCTTCGACGCGCTCGGCCGCTGGCTGCTCGCGCGCACCGCCGAACTATCGGTGGGCAGCGTGACCCGAGTCGAACCGGAAGCGACCGTCTTCACCAATATCGCGTCCGGCACCGCCGATGTGGTGCGGCCGTGGGTGGAGGCGCTGCGCAATGTCGGCTACGCGGTCTTCGCCAAGCCCAAGATCGATGAGGACTCCGATGTCGACGCGGATATGCTCGCGCACATCGAGCTACGCAGCCGCGGTGCCGGGCTGGCGGGCATCATGGTCGCCTCCGCCGATGGCCAGGCATTCCGCGAACCGCTCGAACGATTGGCCGCCAACGGAATCCCCGTTCAGATACTCGGCTTCCGTGAGCATGCGAGTTGGGCCGTAACATCCGATACCCTCGAGTTCGTAGATCTCGAGGACATCCCGGGCGTGTTCCGTGAACCGCTGCCCAGGGTCAGCCTCGACTCGCTGCCCGACGAGGGTGCTTGGCTGCAGCCGTTCCGGCCGCTGTCGGCGCTGCTCACCTCTCGCCCTGCCCAAGGAGTCGCTTAG
- a CDS encoding alpha/beta fold hydrolase: MVNWDAPTIDIAPTADPVGYHRLHPDRGMEFQLNRFLQWIGPDALAEVRAAAERISSYSEWITVFLELAQQARADGRVLPAAYYDRAAEFFMPVDDPRRVPARDRFVGAMRDLYRLSPVDVPYGAATLPTYEVRPEGPSRGVLVVCGGFDEYTEEIFPLLLTGARAGYRVIAFDGPGQGGALEDHGLPLTATWEHPVAAVLDHYDLDDVTLIGISLGGGLAIRAAAFEARIRRVVALDVLDDFLECLGGQAFPGATPALRLADTARARPIVNLTARLAAARKPIAAWGLRQGMHVTGTADAYTFFRVARTLSTRTISDRVTADVLLLAGADDHYVPAHQLHRQAAALTHARSVTTRLFTAAEQAQNHCQIGNIGICLHTILTWLDDHQPATDENLSPTPIQ, from the coding sequence ATGGTCAACTGGGATGCGCCGACCATCGACATCGCGCCCACTGCGGACCCAGTCGGCTACCACAGACTGCATCCGGACCGGGGCATGGAATTCCAGCTCAACCGATTCCTGCAGTGGATCGGACCCGACGCCCTGGCCGAGGTCCGCGCGGCCGCCGAGCGGATCAGCTCCTACTCCGAGTGGATCACGGTGTTCCTCGAGCTGGCACAGCAGGCACGGGCCGACGGTCGCGTGCTGCCCGCCGCGTACTACGACCGGGCAGCAGAATTCTTCATGCCCGTCGATGACCCGCGTCGCGTCCCCGCTCGCGACCGGTTCGTCGGTGCGATGCGCGATCTTTACCGGCTGTCTCCGGTCGACGTGCCCTACGGTGCGGCCACTTTGCCGACATACGAGGTGCGGCCCGAGGGGCCTTCGCGAGGCGTCCTCGTCGTCTGCGGTGGATTCGACGAGTACACCGAGGAAATCTTCCCCCTGCTACTGACCGGAGCCCGCGCCGGATACCGCGTCATCGCCTTCGACGGCCCCGGCCAGGGCGGCGCTCTCGAAGACCACGGACTACCCCTCACGGCAACCTGGGAACACCCGGTCGCAGCCGTTCTCGACCACTACGACCTCGACGACGTCACCTTGATCGGCATCTCACTCGGCGGCGGACTCGCCATCCGCGCGGCCGCCTTCGAGGCCCGCATCCGTCGCGTCGTCGCGCTCGACGTTCTCGACGACTTCCTCGAATGCCTTGGCGGACAAGCCTTTCCCGGCGCAACCCCGGCACTGCGCCTAGCCGACACTGCCCGCGCTCGCCCCATCGTCAACCTCACCGCACGCCTGGCCGCCGCCCGCAAACCGATCGCCGCCTGGGGCCTGCGCCAGGGCATGCACGTCACCGGCACCGCGGACGCCTACACCTTCTTCCGCGTCGCCCGCACCCTGTCCACCCGCACCATCTCCGACCGCGTCACCGCCGACGTCCTCCTACTCGCCGGAGCCGACGACCACTACGTGCCCGCACACCAACTCCACCGCCAAGCCGCCGCGCTGACCCACGCCCGCTCCGTCACCACGCGCTTGTTCACCGCCGCCGAACAAGCCCAAAACCACTGCCAGATCGGCAATATCGGCATCTGCCTGCACACCATCCTCACCTGGCTCGACGATCATCAGCCCGCAACGGACGAAAACCTGAGCCCGACACCGATCCAGTGA
- a CDS encoding TetR/AcrR family transcriptional regulator, whose translation MTESVDRPRRTGGRSARVRGAVVEAAVSVLLEHGPNNFSVGEVAARAGVHETSIYRRWRTRENLIVDAMLATSGEGIPAPDTGSVRGDLLALTRSVAAFLSQPTGATFTRAAAVHVDDESVAAARRRFWESRLSLASVIIERGIQRGELPQTTDARLVLETVIAPFHMRVLLTHEPIDETLPERIVDLICAGLEQPGA comes from the coding sequence GTGACCGAGTCAGTAGATCGGCCGCGGCGTACCGGCGGTCGCAGCGCACGCGTACGTGGAGCGGTCGTCGAGGCCGCAGTCAGCGTGCTGCTCGAACATGGCCCGAACAACTTCAGTGTCGGCGAGGTCGCGGCCCGTGCCGGTGTCCACGAGACCTCGATTTACCGCCGGTGGCGCACCCGAGAGAACCTCATCGTCGATGCGATGCTAGCCACCAGCGGCGAGGGCATCCCAGCGCCCGACACCGGCTCGGTGCGCGGCGACCTCCTCGCACTGACCCGCTCGGTAGCGGCATTCCTGTCCCAACCCACCGGAGCGACCTTCACCCGCGCGGCGGCCGTGCACGTCGACGACGAGTCCGTCGCAGCAGCGCGCCGCAGGTTCTGGGAATCACGACTCAGCCTGGCTTCGGTCATCATCGAACGCGGTATTCAGCGAGGCGAATTGCCGCAGACCACCGATGCCCGCCTGGTACTGGAGACCGTCATCGCCCCGTTCCACATGCGAGTCCTGCTGACCCACGAGCCGATCGACGAGACGCTACCCGAACGCATCGTCGACCTGATCTGCGCCGGGCTCGAGCAACCAGGTGCATGA
- a CDS encoding DUF2339 domain-containing protein, translated as MISRVLAVAGVGVTLIGVVMLLVLAAQAGFFGPVPRVVAGAVFSAALVGAGVRVFGRPGGRVGGISLAATGIAGAYLDVVAVTAIYEWLHPVVGLAVALGVAAGGVGLAMRWQSQPLAVLVVAGAALLSPFVTSELVLLAFLIMLQLTCVPVQLVRDWPFLHVVRTVPATLATLLAIAVAVVDDPAQGRVYWLLTAAVAIAAIGLVGGVLVVRRRSGDIVAALSFALSTVPLLAAPAMFERHSATLVAAVYAAVLLAVATLPMVPKLRELVQIPGSIAFVSAIAGSFALLEACVGVTRLQTLPIALFLVALCYLGLAGQRRSRITAAIGAAFTLVGSVVYFTTVTPEALATQRLAHSHLGIATALGAVLALAVLAVGVWCARRLPGMTKGGTDESTLFVVASIAGLYAVTAAAVSIGIATGSADGFIIGHSAATILWMAAATAALFFGLRNLSRSAAVAKLALGSGLLVTAAALAKLFLFDLATLDGLVRVAAFLVVGVLLLLAGTRYARAFAEAGATNPDSAER; from the coding sequence ATGATCAGTCGGGTGCTGGCGGTGGCCGGGGTGGGGGTGACGCTGATCGGGGTGGTGATGCTGTTGGTGCTTGCCGCGCAGGCCGGGTTCTTCGGGCCGGTGCCGAGAGTTGTTGCCGGGGCGGTGTTCTCGGCGGCGCTGGTGGGAGCGGGGGTCAGGGTGTTCGGGCGGCCCGGTGGGCGGGTCGGTGGAATTTCCTTGGCTGCCACCGGTATTGCCGGGGCGTATCTGGATGTGGTTGCGGTGACGGCGATCTACGAGTGGTTGCATCCGGTGGTCGGGCTCGCGGTGGCGCTTGGTGTTGCGGCGGGTGGGGTCGGGTTGGCGATGCGGTGGCAGTCGCAGCCGCTCGCGGTGCTCGTTGTCGCGGGTGCGGCGTTGTTGTCGCCGTTCGTCACTTCGGAACTGGTGCTGCTCGCATTCCTGATCATGTTGCAGTTGACCTGTGTGCCGGTGCAATTGGTCCGTGATTGGCCGTTCCTGCATGTGGTGCGCACCGTGCCGGCGACATTGGCGACCTTGCTCGCCATTGCCGTCGCCGTCGTCGACGATCCGGCGCAGGGCCGGGTGTACTGGCTGCTCACCGCTGCGGTGGCGATTGCGGCGATCGGGTTGGTCGGCGGTGTTCTGGTGGTGCGCAGGCGATCCGGCGATATCGTCGCCGCGCTGAGCTTCGCGCTCTCGACGGTTCCACTCTTGGCCGCCCCCGCGATGTTCGAGCGGCACTCGGCCACCTTGGTCGCGGCTGTTTATGCGGCGGTCCTGTTGGCCGTGGCGACATTGCCTATGGTGCCGAAATTGCGTGAGCTGGTCCAGATTCCGGGTTCGATCGCATTCGTCTCCGCGATCGCCGGTTCGTTCGCGCTGCTCGAAGCGTGTGTCGGCGTGACACGACTGCAGACCCTGCCGATCGCACTGTTCCTGGTGGCGCTCTGCTACCTCGGCTTGGCCGGACAGCGGCGCTCCCGCATTACTGCCGCCATCGGCGCGGCATTCACCCTGGTCGGATCGGTAGTGTACTTCACCACCGTGACTCCGGAAGCGCTTGCGACACAACGGCTTGCGCACTCGCACCTGGGTATCGCGACCGCGCTGGGAGCTGTCCTCGCGCTCGCAGTCCTCGCCGTGGGCGTCTGGTGCGCCCGGAGACTCCCCGGCATGACCAAGGGCGGAACCGACGAGTCCACGCTGTTCGTCGTCGCGAGCATCGCGGGCCTGTATGCGGTAACCGCCGCGGCGGTCTCGATCGGCATCGCGACCGGCAGCGCCGACGGTTTCATCATCGGCCACAGCGCCGCCACCATCCTGTGGATGGCCGCCGCCACGGCCGCGCTGTTCTTCGGCCTGCGCAACCTGTCCCGCTCGGCCGCCGTCGCCAAACTGGCACTCGGCTCCGGGCTGCTCGTCACCGCAGCCGCCCTGGCCAAACTGTTCCTCTTCGATCTCGCCACCCTCGATGGCCTGGTCCGAGTAGCAGCCTTCTTGGTAGTCGGCGTCCTCCTGCTCCTGGCAGGGACCCGCTACGCCCGTGCCTTCGCCGAAGCTGGTGCCACAAACCCGGATTCAGCAGAACGCTGA